CACATACTCGGGCACGCCTTCCTTCCAGAGGCGTGCCCCGTTTATGCCCGCGCTCTTGCATTCGAGTATTTGCACATCATCGGCCCCGATCACCTCGCGGTCGATGTTGGCTAGCATCCAGGGCAACTCCGGATCGGGATGCTGCAACACGGCGTTGATGCGGCGGACTTTGTTCTTGGTGCGCTTGCTGTAGTGCCAGGCCACGATGGGCTCCAGGACATTGCCCCAGTACATCGGGCTTTCCTCATCGTGCGGATCAGCCTTGGGCATGCCGGCATCACGACCAGTCTTTTCCAGCCACAGCTCCAGTTGCGACTTGTAGGGGTTCAGGCCCACGGCAGCGGCGGCATCCGAGCTGCCGATGCCTTGCTTGCGGATCTGCAGCCAGTCCTCGCGCGGCAGCTCCTTGGTGCTGACCAAGCGCAGGGCAGGGCGTTTCTTGCTGGTGCTGCCGTTCAATGACGTTGCTTTCATGGTATTCACCTGCAGACATAAAAACGCCCGACCAGCACAAGGCTGACCGGGCGCGAGGGTTGATGTGAGTGAGGGTTAAGCGGCGAGCTGCAGCGCGGCATCCAGGGCGCGTTGCTTGATCTGAGCGCCCTGACCGAACCAGGCCGAGTCCATGCGGTATTCGTTGCTACGGGCACGGCGCTCATGGTCGACGTACTCGGTCACGGCGTTGAGCAGGCCCCAGGCGGTGCCGCGTGCCGAGTCCAGCTGGCTACCGCGACCACCGCCTTCGTACAGCTCCTGGACCTTGCGCAGGGCGCGCTCGTTGGGCAGATGCTCCGGCAGCGCGCCGGTCGGGCTGGTCTCGCACATCACGTTCATGAAGAAGCCCAGTGCCTCATGCCACTGCACCTTGCGCTCGGCCAGCGCGCGCATGCGGTACATGAAGTCGTCCCATTGCGAGACGGCGATGCCGAGTTGCTTCTTCACCACCTTCGGATCGAAGCGGGTGTTGTGCGGCACCTTGATCGCGCGGCTGGCGCCGTCCAGGGCGATGGTCAGGGTGTTGTTGCACACCACGCGCACCGTAGTCGGTGTGGCGGTGGTGGCCAGGGTGCCGTCGCAGGACGTCGCCAGCAGCAGGTAGCCGTTGACCTGATCGTTGCCCTTGAGCGCCGCGCCTTGTCCGGTACGCGCCAGCGCCCAGAACTTGCGTCCGCCCTTGAGCACGCCAGCGGTTTCCAGCTCGTAACCGGAAACCTCGGTGAGATCCCGGTAAAACTCCAAGACCTCCCGAGGCTGTACGGTGTGATAGCGCTGGGATACCACCGACAGTGGTGCCTTGGTGTCCGAGCGAAACAGCACCTTCTGTTCCGGGAAGGAATGGATCGCGCCCAGGTGGCCGACGGCATCCGACTTGAAATGCACGGGGCTTTCCAGGATCTGCCACTCCATGCCGGCTTCGCGTTGCCAGACTTCGATGGGTTGTTTCTGAGTGAGCTGATTGCCCAGGCCGTGCCACGGAGTAGCGCCAGCGTAGGCCATGGTTTCGACGAGATGTGCCATGTGAACGATTCCTTTGGATGCAGGCCGGCATAAAGCGCCGCGCGAGGCGCAGCACCGACCGGACAAATGGAATGGAAAGACGAGAGAGGGCCGAATCAGGCCGGCAGATTGAAGCGATGACCGCAGAGCAGGCAGAGGTTGTGGGCCAGGACGTGGCGGTCGAGCGACTCGCCGAGCTGAGCGCCCAGCGCACAGCCACCGACGCCGCCGGCCAGGCCGCCGAGAATGGCGCCCGACACGGAACCTAGGGTGATGCCGACTGGGCCGGCGAACGCGCCGATAGCTGCACCAGCCTGACCGCCTGCCAGGGCAGCGCTGACGCCACGCGCAACACCGCTCACGGTGCCGATGGCGGCGCCGACTTTCATGGCGTGATGGAAGGAAGCGACTTTGGGGGAGTGACAGCGAGGGCACTGCAATGACATGGGGCGAACCTCCTTGGTGGTGATGTCATGGCAGTTATGTAGGGCTGAAAAATTTTCGAATGGGCTGATAAGCCTGCTAGTCCTGCTATCGAGTAGCAGGACTAGCAGGCAGCCGGCATGTGGTTTTGGATTTTTTAGGCATCCAAATCATTTCTGCGCGCAAGTGTCAATGCGCCTGCTTGGAAGTTTTTCAGGATCTCTAAGCAGGGCTGGTGTGGCACCGCGAAGCCCGAAATACGATGGCTGCCTCAACGTACTAGGAGGTAACCCATGAATAGTGAAGATAGTGGCTTTGGTATCCAGAAGGTGTGGATGCCAGATCGGTCGGAGGTGAGGGTGGTCCGCATGAAGCGGCTAAGTGAGCTCCTCTCAGTGTCACGCTCGACCCTGTATGACTGGTTAAACCCGGGCAGCCCGCGCCATGACCCAGCGTTCCCGAGGCCAATGCGCCTGTCGGCAAAGGGGGGCGCGGTTGGGTGGTTGGTCGAAGATGTCATGCGTTGGCTCGACACTCGGAAGTAAACTTTTCCTTAAGTCATTGGGCAGGATATCCAGTCCTTTATTTTTAGTTAGTGAGGTGTTTGGTATGGAATTATTTTCGGATAACCATTTTGCTGGTAGTGAGGATTCATATTCTTACATTGATGTGGGCTGGCTCGATGAATTCCCGATTTTCAAGGAGTCAGTATTAAGAATTGCAGCGCGGACCCAGGCTCCGATAGAGCTGGTTGTGTCAGTTGTCCTTGCAGTTATTGCGTTGGTTTGTCAGCACTTGATAGATGTGAGGCGACCCTGGGGAAGCATTGGGCCGGTATCGCTGATCATATTCTTGATTGCTTTGTCGGGTGAGAGAAAGACCACAGTTGAGGAAGTTACGGCCTCTGTTTTAAGGGCTTTTGAGGGGCGGCGAAAAAGTCTGGATTTTCAGAAAATAAAAGAATGGTCTGTCTTGTGGGAGTTATGGGAAAGAAAGAAAAAAAAGATTCAAAAGAATCTGCTTGATGAAGATGTGGGGTCAATTGCTTATCAGCAGCTTGAAAGCGCTCTCTTGGCGCATGCTAACTCAGAACCAGTGCGCCCTTTTGTGTTCAGGATGATTCACCAGGATGTAACCACGGCTGCCTTGTCTAAGTCGTTGGACCAAGACTGTCCATCCGCAGCATTGTTCACGAGCGAAGGTGATATAGCTCTAAGGGGGAGTATTAACCAGATCGGCATGATGAACGCTTATTGGGATGGCTCTGGTGTGGAAGTGGGGCGGGCTTCAACGGGGCATTACTCATTGAAAGATGTGCGGCTCAGCATCGGTATCGGGGTTCAGCCTGGGGTGTTTAATGAGTACTTGGAAAGAAAAGGTGAACTTGGTAAAGCGTCGGGGTTCTTTGCAAGGTCATTGGTTTTTTATCCAAAATCGACCCAGGGCACTCGATTTATTTCTGGCGAGGTTCAGCTCAGCCTGGATCGTTATACAAAAAGAATGGAAGAGCTTCTTGAAGAAAATGTTAGAAAATTTGATGCCAGAGATTCTAGTAAGTTGGTTGTTGGCTTTTCTCCAGAGGCTGGTGAGGAGTTGAAGCGGATCCACAATAGTATTGAAAGTGAAATGCAGGTTGGTGGACGCTATGAACGAGCGCGTGATCATGGATCAAAACAGACTGAAAATATCTCCAGAGTGGCCGCTTTACTGCATTTCTTTGAAACTGGCGGAACTCAAATTTCCCTGCCTGAGCTATCGGCTGTTGAGAAGATCGTTATGGGTTGTTCTGTTGTGTATAAGAGGTTGTTCTCATTTTCACCTCAAGTTGTGACCGATGGCGATGCTCTGGTTTCGTGGCTACGTGCCAGATGCGATAGATCGGTCTTCAGAAGAACTCGAAGGAATGAGATTCTGCAGCGAGGGCCTTCGGGATTGCGACGAGCTACCAGACTCAATCGTGCAGTTGATTACTTGGTGGAAAAAGGGCTTGTGAGGGAGGTTGTGAGTGGGCGGGTTGCTGAAATTGAATTGATCTAATTTTTAATTTTCGATCCTCAGCATATGTCGAAAAGGTAAGTGCGCTGGTTTCTGTATTTGTTGAAGTGGTGCCCCGTAAGCCAGAGCCATAGGCTCTGGCTTTTTTGTGCGCGCTATATTAATACTGCTTTCTACGTAGTGCTTTGTATACTTTCTGATTTTCTTGGTTGTGAATAAGCTCTTCGGTTATGAAATCTTTCAGATTTCTAATCGTGTCTTGCGCTTCGATTTCTGAGATGTATTTTTCGAACTCCTTGCTGGTGTAAATCGTTTCAATGGTTTCGGACTCGGTACCCCAGCCATTTTTAGGTGGAGTTCTCAGTAGGAGTGAGAAGTGATCTCTGATTTTTGATATTTTGGATTCTTTCCCCTTTCCGCCTTCGGCTGCACGCTCGCGCCTGAATTTTTCTTCGTCAATATGATGTTGGTAGCCATTAAGGAACCCAATTAAGTAGGCTGCGTGCGAGATGTAGGCAAAAGCTTTTTCTTTATTGTCTTTCTCCATTTGCAGTTTTGCACTGAGATAGTATATTTTTGCGTAAAAAAAATACAATTTGAGAGTGCTTCTTTTTTCTTCTTTGTATGTGTTTGTCCAGCAGCTAGATATGTTTTTCCAGCTGATTTTTGGTGTCTCTATAAAGTTGGATATTCGTTGGTCTATGTGGCTATTTAATTCTTTTGGCCAGTACTTTTTTAATATTGATCTGAGTGTTAGGTGTGTGTGATTTAGTAAGGTGCTTAGTTTTTCTTCTTTTGTTTCTATTGGGTGAAGGAGAGGGTTTTTGTTTTTTTTCTTTGAGATTTTATTTGTAGGGTATAGCGATTGTATAAGTTCAGTGAGGGTGTTTTTGTCTGTCATGGTGGGGCTCGTTTATAAATTTTAGGCGGTGGTCAGGATAAAAATTTTGCCCAATCAGCCATTAGGGCGCGACGTTTCTCTAGGAAATCTGAGCGCGAGTAAGCCCCTTCTGTTTGATCCCTCTCGTCATGAGCCAACGCCATTTCACAAACCTCGCGTGGGTAGTGCGTACACTCTCCTGCCCAGTCGCGAAATGATGAGCGAAAACCATGTCGCGTAATAGATTTATAGCCCATGTCATGTAGTAGGTTGCGGATCGCATTTGCATGCATTACACCGCTTTTACCTTGGCCAGGGAATAAAAATGGACTGTCTTCTATACGCGGAATAGCTTGTAGGCAGTCAATAACCTCCTTGGCAAGTGGGATTACGAAGGCGACGCGCATTTTCATGCGCTCGTCGGGAAGTGACCACGTACGAGTCTCAAAATCAAATTCATCCCAGCGTGCGAATCGCACCATGTGCGCGCGCGCGGCGGTCATGATCAACAATTGTGCGGCAAGAGATGGCGCTGTCATGTTCGCTTTCAATTGATGCATTAGCTTTGGCACGTCTTGCCAGGGCATTGCGGGGAAGTGCTCGCGCTTTCTAGCTTTTTTCTTTTCCGCACGGCTGAGCAAATTATCCAGATGGCCACGCCATCGTGCAGGGTTTTCCCCTTCGCGAAGGCCTCGTGCTTTTGCTGCGTCCAAGATTTGCTCAATTTGTCCGCGTACTTCGTCAGCTGTTCGGGTTTTTATGGCCCAGATAGGTTGCAGCAGCTTGAGGACATGCTCTGTGTCGATTTGCTCGGCAGCTAGTTTGCCAATGTGGGGGAATGCGTAGAGTTCTAGCTTGCGCATCCAGCCTTTACGCCACTGTGCAGACCAGGCCCCGCTATGCGCGCTCCAGTAATCTGTTGCCAGCGTCTCAAATTTGAGCTGTTTTGCCTCTCGGGCTCGCTGGGCTTCGCGCTGGGCTTCGCGTTCCTGATCCCGTGCGGCAAGTGGGTCGATACCATCTATAAGGTGGCGGCGTTTAGCGCTTGCTTCGAGTCGTGCGCTCTTGAGGCTGACCTCTGGATACGAACCTAAGCCCATTTCGCGGCGGCGACCTGCGAGCTGGAAGCGTAGCAGCCAAGACTTGCGTCCTGTGGGTTTGACAACCAGGCGAAGCCCATCTCCATCTTCGTAGGTGCCTGGTTCTGTCAGGTTCTCGACCTGTTTCGGATTTAGCTTGCCCATCGTGTCCCCCCGCCGCGTTGCCATTTACCTCTTGTCCCCCCACTTGTCCCCCCACTTGGTCATCGGATGGGGTTGTATCGGATCGGACTCGGTTGGTTTGGTAAATGGCTGTAGCCCTTGATTTATCTAGGCTACCAGCTTGGGTTTCGGACTTGGTAGGATTTTTTCGGGCATAAAAAAAACCGGCTTGTGGCCGGCTTTTCATGAGAGGTCGGGGCTTACTTTTGGTAAGCCGCAACCGCTTTAGTGATTTCGGCGCGGGCTTCGTCAGCGTTGCCCCAGCCTTCAACTTTCACCCACTTGCCTTTTTCGAGGTCCTTGTAGTTCTCGAAGAAGTGCTTGATCTGCTCCAGGAGCAGGGCCGGCAGGTCGGTGTATTCCTTCACGTCCTTGTAGAGGACGCTCAGCTTGTCATGGGGAACGGCCAGCAGTTTGGCGTCGCCACCGGCTTCGTCGGTCATGTGCAGGACGCCGACCGGACGGGCGCGGATCACGGCACCCGGTGCGACCGGGTAGGGGGTGACGACCAGCACGTCCAGGGGATCGCCGTCGTCAGCCAGGGTGTTGGGGATGTAGCCGTAGTTGGCCGGGTAGAACATCGGGGTGGCCATGAAACGGTCGACGAACAGGCAGTCGCTGTCCTTGTCGATTTCGTATTTGATCGGCGCGTGGTTGGCCGGGATCTCGATCGCGACGTAGATGTCGTTCGGCAGGTCTTTGCCAGCCGGGATCTTGCTGTAGCTCATGGTCAACTCCCAAGGGTGGGGCCAAAAAAGTGGGCGCGATTATAGGCACATTCCCACAGCGATGCCACGCCGTTCTACTTATCCATTGGTCGCGTCGCGGTAGTCCGGATGACTGTCCTGGAGGCGTTTCAGACGGCCCAGCGGGTCCTGCCGGTAGAAGGCCTGGAGTTGCCGGTAGACGGCGGGGAAGGCCTGATCCAGCAGGTCCGGGGCGGTGAAGAAGTACTCGCTGGCGACCGCGAAGAACTCCGCGGGGTCTTCCGCCGCATAGGGATCGATGGGCGTCTCGGCGTCCGGGTCGCGGTCCAGTTGGGCATTCAGGGCGTCGAAGGCGGTCTGCATGGCCAGGGCCCAGTCGGACTGGCGCATGTCGCGGTGCAGCGGCGGCAGGCCATTGGGGCCACCGCTGAGCATGTCCAGCTTGTGGGCCAGCTCGTGGATCACCAGGTTGTAGCCGTCCCAGCCACCGCTGGATTGCACGCCGGGCCAGGCGAGGATCACCGGGCCGTACTGCCAGGACTCACCGCTGCGCGCGTCTTCGTACTCGTGTTCGACGCCGGCCGCATCCCGATGCCGTTGCGGGCTGACGAAGTCGTCGGGGTAGAGCACCAGCTCATGGAAACCCTGGTACCAGTCGAGGTCCGGCAGGTGCAGCAGGGGCAACTGGGCCTGGGCGGCGAGGAGCAGGCGGTCGTCGCCGTTCAGGTCCACGCCGGGCAGGGCGGTGATGCGCTTGTCGTGGAGGAAGAGTACGCAACGCTCCTGCAGGCGCTGCTGTTCGGCGTCGTCCAGGCCGTCGAGGATCGGCAGGCGACGGCAGATGGCTTCCCACTGCGAGGGTGAGACGGGGTTGCGCGCAAGGATGCGTTGGCGGCGCCAGCGACGGAATGACCACATGGCGTCGGGTTCAGCTCGGGTGCTGGGCGCCCTTGCCCGCCGGGCGAAGGCGGCTCCGCAGTACGCCGAAGACCATCGGTAGCAGGGACAGGCCAATGATGGCGAGCACCATCAGCGACAGGTTGTCCTTGATGAAGGGCACGTTGCCGAAGAAGAAGCCCAGCGTCACCAACCCGCCCACCCAGAGAATGGTGCCCAGCACGCTGAAGAAGGCGAAGCGCGGGTAAGGCATGCGACCCACGCCGGCGACGAAGGGGGCGAAGGTGCGCACGATGGGCAGGAAGCGCGCCATGGTCACCGTCTTGCCGCCGTGGCGGTCATAGAACTCATGGGTGCGCTGCAGGTAGTCGCGGCGGAAGATCTTCGAGTCCGGGTTGCTGAACAGGCGCTCGCCCGCCGTTCGGCCGATGACGTAGTTGAGGCTGTCACCGCTGATGGCGGCGATCATCAGCAGCCCTCCCAGCAGCCAGGGGTCCATGGCGCCACCGGCGCAGACGGCGCCGGCGATGAAGAGCAGGGAGTCGCCCGGCAGGAAAGGCGTCACCACCAGGCCGGTTTCGCAGAAGATGACCAGGAAGAGGATGGCGTAGATCCAGGTGCCGTAGTTGGTGACCAGCAGGTTGAGGTACTGGTCCAGGTGCAGGATGAGGTCGATCGGGTTGAAATCCATGGAGCGCCTTGTGGATAAGCGGGGCGGGCGAGGGGCGTGATGCACGCATTATAGGGACAACTGGCCCTCTCCCGGTGATGCGGTTGGCGGAATGGCGAACGGCATGAAGGCTGCAACTGTTTCCATAGTTTTCCCGGATCAGGACCCCGTCCCATGCCGTTGCAGTTGTTGGAACACCCCGCCGTGAGCCTGGCCCAGGGGCACGGGCTGGACCTGCCGAGCCAGGCGGCGCGGGCCCGGGCGACCTGGGTGGCCGGGCGCAATGGCCGGCCGCCGCTTCTGCTGCTGGCCCTGCTCTGGGGACGTTCATGCGCCAATGTGGTGCAGATGCTGGGGGACTGCCTGGATGCGCTGTTCGCCGACTACGGCTGCACCCCCGAAGGCTGGAGCGAGACCCAGGCGGCGCGGCAGGTGCTGGCCGCCCTCAACCTGCAGCTGTTTCGCCGTCGCCAGGCGGGCGAGCCGGTGCCTGAGCTCAGCGCGGGCCTGTTGCTGGTTCAGGATGGCGAGGCGCACTTCCTCCAGGCCGGCGCCGTCGGGCTGGTGCAGTTTCCCGGTTCGCACGCCCATACGCTGACGGGGCGCGACAACCCGCTGGGCAACCAGGCGGAACTGGCGGTGGTCCAGCACAGCCTGTCGCTGGCGCCCGGCCAGCCTCTGCTGCTGGCGCCGCAGCCCTTGCTGGACGTGGCGGATCTGCACGGCCTGGGCGGGGCCTGCGCCGATCTCCAGCCCGGCCAGCTGGGCGCTCTGCTCGAACCCCTGCTGGCCGCGCCCGGTGCGGCGGCGCTGGTGCTGCCGGGGGACCCTCACTCGCTGCCGCCTTCGGCGACCTGCGGTGCCTGGCCTCGGCTGGAACGGGCCGAACCGGGCATGACGGTGGACGGCTGGACGCTAGGCGCATCGTGTGACTTCGGGCCGCCGGGACGGTTGTTCCACGCCGTCGAGGGCGATCGCGAGGCATTGCTCTGGCTGGCGGACGACGATGCCGACGAGGCGTTCTGGCAGCGTGAATGGGTGTTGCGCCGCAGCCCGGTCGCCACGCTGCCGCAGGTGCTTTCGCCACGCCAGGGACGGCACCACGCCTTTCTCCTTTTTGCGCCGCCGCCTTCGGGCGCCCGCAGCCTGGTGCGGCGTTGCGCGGAAGGGCCGCCGCTGGACGCCGAGGCCACCCTGGCCATCCTGGTGCAACTGATCGAGGCCGTGCGTTCCCTGCAGCGCCGGGGCATGCAGGGGCTCTGGCTGAATCCCTGGCAGATCCTGCTGGATGACCGGGGACAGCTGTTGTTCCTGCCGGAGTACGCGGCCGTCCTGCCCGGCGTGGCCCGGCAGCCGGCCCCGGCGCTGGCGGTGCCCCTGGCGCCGGAGCTGCGCCAGGGGCGGGTGCTGGACGGCAGCGCCGACCAGTTCGCCCTGGCGGCCCTGGCCTACTGGCTGCTCAGCGGCCAATGGCCCGAGGTGGCACGTCCGGAGGGAGGGCAGGCCAGTCGCTATGTGCCCCTGGCGGGGCGCGTGAAGGCGCTGCCCGATGGCTGGGATGGGGTGCTGGCCAGGGCGCTGGCGCCTCAGCCGAGGTCGCGTTTCGAGGCGCTGTCGGAATTCCAGCTGGCCCTGGAGCGGCTGCTGGAGCAGGCCCGTCGGCGGGAGCCTGAGTCGGCCCCCGGTTGGTCCAGGCCGGTCGCGCTGGCGGCGCTGGTGGGCCTGCCGCTGTTGCTGGGGGTCTGGTTCGGGCTGGGATGACGGCGGCCCGGTCCGGAGACCGGGGGGCGCGCCGGGGTCAGTCGCTGTTGATGGGCAGTATGTAGTTCTTGAACTCGGTGTCCTCGTGGAAACCGATGGACTCATAGACCTTCTGCGCCACTTCGTTGCTGCTGCTGGTGGAGACGCGCATGCGCACGGCGTTGGTTTCCCGGGCCATCTTCTTCGCGGTCTGCAGCAGGCGGTCGGCCACCAGCTGGCGCCTGGCGTCTTCGGCGACATAGATGTCGTTGAGGATCCACACGCGCTTCAGGGAGAGGGAGGAAAAGCTCGGGTAAAGCTGGCAGAAACCCAGCAGTCGGGTGTCGTCGTCGTCCGGGAAGGCCAGGTAGATCACCGATTCCTTGCGGCTCAGGCGCTTCTCCAGGAACTTGCGCGAGGACTCCGGGAAGGGCAGTTCGCCATAGAACTCCCGGTATTTCACGAACAACGGCGTTATCAGGTCCAGGTGCTCAAGGGTGGCTTGGACGATGCGCATGGTGGGCCTCGTAGCGTTGGGGGGAACGTGATGGGCAATGCAGATGCTGTGCCAGCCAGCGGTATCGATGCTGCACCAGAATTTGTGGAAAGCGCAATCCAAGCAAGCGTTTGACCGGTCGATCCGCGCCTCGCCAAGGCGCGGGTTCAGGGGTGATCCGTGGCCAGCAGGAAGTTGCCCGCCAGGGTCCGGTCCGGCTCGCCGGACAGCGAGGGCACCTCGGCTTCATCCTTCAGGTTCACGCCGGAGAGCTGGCGGCGGCAGGCTTCGCGCATCAGGTACATCAGGCGGTGGGCGGCCATGCCGTAGGAGAGGCCTTCCAGGCGCACGTTGGAAATGCAGTTGCGGTAGGCGTCGGTCAGTCCCACCCGGGGCGCCCAGGTGAAGTACAGGCCGAGGCTGTCGGGGGAGCTCAGGCCGGGCCGTTCACCGATGAGGATCACCACCATCTTCGCCTTCAGCAGTTCGCCCACCTCGTCCGCCACCGCCACCCGGCCCTGCTGCACCAGCACCACCGGGGAAAGCGACCAGCCCTCGTTGACGGCCTGTTCTTCCAGGCGTTCGAGAAACGGCAGCGTGTGGCGCTGCACCGCCAGGGCCGAGAGGCCGTCGGCCACCACCACCGCCAGGTCGTAGCCGCCGGGGTTGGCCTGGGCGTGCTGCTGCAGTGCCTCCCGCGAGGCGGCATCGAGGCGACGGCCGAGGTCCGGGCGCTGCAGGTAGGTGTCGCGGTCCTTGGCGCCGCTGTGCAGCAGCAGGCTGGCGCGACCGCGCTCGGCCAGGGCGTCGCGGATGGCCTGGTGGTCGAAGGGCAGGTGCACCGCGTCGCGGGCCTGGGCGTGGGCGTACTGGAAATTCAGCTGGGCCTGGGTGGGCAGGCTGATGCCGGCGCGGCCCAGGGCGATGCGCGCCGGGGTCAGGCGGCGCAGCTCTTCCCAGGGGTTGGCGGTGTGGCCGGAAAACTGGCGTGGGGTCTTCATCCGTGGCTCCTCGGGTCAGGCCAGGCGGGCGATGGCCTGGCGGAAGGCGGGGGGCAACTGGTCGCCGAGGATCACCCGGCCGTCGTTCTGCACCAGGATGCCCATGCGCTCCAGCCAGGCCTCGAATTCGGGCGCGGGCTTCAGGCCCAGGCTCTGCCGGGCGTAGAGGGCGTCGTGGAAGGAGGTGGTCTGGTAGTTGAGCATCACGTCGTCGGAGCCCGGAATGCCCATGATGAAGTTGATGCCGGCCACCCCCAGCAAGGTGAGCAGGGTGTCCATGTCGTCCTGGTCCGCTTCGGCATGGTTGGTGTAGCAGATGTCGCAGCCCATGGGCACGCCGAGGAGCTTGGCGCAGAAGTGGTCCTCCAGGCCGGCGCGGATGATCTGCTTGCCGTTGTAGAGGTACTCCGGGCCGATGAAGCCCACCACGGTGTTCACCAGGAAGGGGTTGAAGTGGCGGGCGACGGCGTAGGCGCGGGTCTCGCAGGTCTGCTGGTCGACGCCGTGATGGGCGTTGGCCGAGAGGGCGCTGCCCTGGCCGGTCTCGAAGTACATCAGGTTGTTGCCCAGGGTGCCGCGCTTCTGCGACAGGCCGGCTTCGTAGCCTTCCTGGAGGATGGCCAGGCTCACGCCGAAACTGGCGTTGGCCGCCTCGGTGCCGGCGATGGACTGGAACACCAGGTCCAGCGGCACGCCGCGCTCGATGGCGGCGATGGAGGTGGTGACGTGGGTCAGCACGCAGGCCTGGGTGGGAATGTCATAGCGCTGGATGATGGCGTCGAGCATCTCCAACATGGCGCAGATGGAGGCGATGCTGTCGGTGGCCGGATTGATGCCGAGCATGGCGTCGCCGTTGCCGTAGAGCAGGCCGTCGAGGATGCTCGCGGCGATGCCGGCGGGCTCGTCCGTGGGGTGGTTGGGCTGCAGGCGGGTGGAGAGCCGGCCGCGCAGGCCCAGGGTGTTGCGGAAGCGGGTGATCACGCGGATCTTCTGCGCCACCAGGACCAGGTCCTGGACGCGCATGATCTTCGACACCGCGGCGGCCATTTCCGGCGTGATGCCCCGGGCCAGGGCGCGCAGGCTGTGCTCGTCGGCGTGGTCGCTGAGCAGCCAGTCGCGGAAGCCGCCGACGGTGAGGTGGCTCACCGGATCGAAGGCGGCGCGGTCGTGGCTGTCGATGATCAGGCGGGTGACTTCGTCGGCTTCGTAGGGGATCAGCGCCTCGTCGAGGAAATGCTTCAGCGGGATATCCGCCAGGGCCATCTGCGCGGCCACCCGCTCGCCGTCGCTGCTGGCGGCGACGCCGGCCAGGTAGTCACCGGAGCGGGCCGGGCTGGCCTTGGCCATCACATCCTTGAGGCTGTCGAAGCGCCAGGTCTCGCCGCCGACGCTGTGGGAAAAACTGCTCACTCGAAGCTCTCCTTGAAGAGGCGCCCCGGTTTGTTCGTACCGGGGCGCGACGAACTCAGGCGCGGTTCAACAGGGCATCGGCCGGTGCACTGGCGCGATGGTGGGCGGTGAACTGGAAGTAGAGATAACCCACCACCATGAATGCAAGGAAGATGCCCCCGATCAGCGTGTTGAACCAGGCCATGGCTACCAGGCAGACCACGGCCAGGGCCAGGGCGATGGCCGGTACCACAGGGTAACCCGGTGCGCGGAAGGTACGCTCCAGGTGCGGTTCGCTGCGGCGCAGCTTGAACAGGCTGAGCATGCTGATGATGTACATGACGATGGCGCCGAACACGCTCATG
This genomic window from Pseudomonas furukawaii contains:
- a CDS encoding GNAT family N-acetyltransferase: MRIVQATLEHLDLITPLFVKYREFYGELPFPESSRKFLEKRLSRKESVIYLAFPDDDDTRLLGFCQLYPSFSSLSLKRVWILNDIYVAEDARRQLVADRLLQTAKKMARETNAVRMRVSTSSSNEVAQKVYESIGFHEDTEFKNYILPINSD
- the eutC gene encoding ethanolamine ammonia-lyase subunit EutC, with translation MKTPRQFSGHTANPWEELRRLTPARIALGRAGISLPTQAQLNFQYAHAQARDAVHLPFDHQAIRDALAERGRASLLLHSGAKDRDTYLQRPDLGRRLDAASREALQQHAQANPGGYDLAVVVADGLSALAVQRHTLPFLERLEEQAVNEGWSLSPVVLVQQGRVAVADEVGELLKAKMVVILIGERPGLSSPDSLGLYFTWAPRVGLTDAYRNCISNVRLEGLSYGMAAHRLMYLMREACRRQLSGVNLKDEAEVPSLSGEPDRTLAGNFLLATDHP
- a CDS encoding serine/threonine-protein kinase — encoded protein: MPLQLLEHPAVSLAQGHGLDLPSQAARARATWVAGRNGRPPLLLLALLWGRSCANVVQMLGDCLDALFADYGCTPEGWSETQAARQVLAALNLQLFRRRQAGEPVPELSAGLLLVQDGEAHFLQAGAVGLVQFPGSHAHTLTGRDNPLGNQAELAVVQHSLSLAPGQPLLLAPQPLLDVADLHGLGGACADLQPGQLGALLEPLLAAPGAAALVLPGDPHSLPPSATCGAWPRLERAEPGMTVDGWTLGASCDFGPPGRLFHAVEGDREALLWLADDDADEAFWQREWVLRRSPVATLPQVLSPRQGRHHAFLLFAPPPSGARSLVRRCAEGPPLDAEATLAILVQLIEAVRSLQRRGMQGLWLNPWQILLDDRGQLLFLPEYAAVLPGVARQPAPALAVPLAPELRQGRVLDGSADQFALAALAYWLLSGQWPEVARPEGGQASRYVPLAGRVKALPDGWDGVLARALAPQPRSRFEALSEFQLALERLLEQARRREPESAPGWSRPVALAALVGLPLLLGVWFGLG
- a CDS encoding ethanolamine ammonia-lyase subunit EutB, with translation MSSFSHSVGGETWRFDSLKDVMAKASPARSGDYLAGVAASSDGERVAAQMALADIPLKHFLDEALIPYEADEVTRLIIDSHDRAAFDPVSHLTVGGFRDWLLSDHADEHSLRALARGITPEMAAAVSKIMRVQDLVLVAQKIRVITRFRNTLGLRGRLSTRLQPNHPTDEPAGIAASILDGLLYGNGDAMLGINPATDSIASICAMLEMLDAIIQRYDIPTQACVLTHVTTSIAAIERGVPLDLVFQSIAGTEAANASFGVSLAILQEGYEAGLSQKRGTLGNNLMYFETGQGSALSANAHHGVDQQTCETRAYAVARHFNPFLVNTVVGFIGPEYLYNGKQIIRAGLEDHFCAKLLGVPMGCDICYTNHAEADQDDMDTLLTLLGVAGINFIMGIPGSDDVMLNYQTTSFHDALYARQSLGLKPAPEFEAWLERMGILVQNDGRVILGDQLPPAFRQAIARLA